A stretch of Mus musculus strain C57BL/6J chromosome 19, GRCm38.p6 C57BL/6J DNA encodes these proteins:
- the Nfkb2 gene encoding nuclear factor NF-kappa-B p100 subunit isoform b (isoform b is encoded by transcript variant 3) gives MDNCYDPGLDGIPEYDDFEFSPSIVEPKDPAPETADGPYLVIVEQPKQRGFRFRYGCEGPSHGGLPGASSEKGRKTYPTVKICNYEGPAKIEVDLVTHSDPPRAHAHSLVGKQCSELGVCAVSVGPKDMTAQFNNLGVLHVTKKNMMEIMIQKLQRQRLRSKPQGLTEAERRELEQEAKELKKVMDLSIVRLRFSAFLRASDGSFSLPLKPVISQPIHDSKSPGASNLKISRMDKTAGSVRGGDEVYLLCDKVQKDDIEVRFYEDDENGWQAFGDFSPTDVHKQYAIVFRTPPYHKMKIERPVTVFLQLKRKRGGDVSDSKQFTYYPLVEDKEEVQRKRRKALPTFSQPFGGGSHMGGGSGGSAGGYGGAGGGGSLGFFSSSLAYNPYQSGAAPMGCYPGGGGGAQMAGSRRDTDAGEGAEEPRTPPEAPQGEPQALDTLQRAREYNARLFGLAQRSARALLDYGVTADARALLAGQRHLLMAQDENGDTPLHLAIIHGQTGVIEQIAHVIYHAQYLGVINLTNHLHQTPLHLAVITGQTRVVSFLLQVGADPTLLDRHGDSALHLALRAGAAAPELLQALLRSGAHAVPQILHMPDFEGLYPVHLAVHARSPECLDLLVDCGAEVEAPERQGGRTALHLATEMEELGLVTHLVTKLHANVNARTFAGNTPLHLAAGLGSPTLTRLLLKAGADIHAENEEPLCPLPSPSTSGSDSDSEGPERDTQRNFRGHTPLDLTCSTKVKTLLLNAAQNTTEPPLAPPSPAGPGLSLGDAALQNLEQLLDGPEAQGSWAELAERLGLRSLVDTYRKTPSPSGSLLRSYKLAGGDLVGLLEALSDMGLHEGVRLLKGPETRDKLPSTAEVKEDSAYGSQSVEQEAEKLCPPPEPPGGLCHGHPQPQVH, from the exons ATGGACAATTGCTACGATCCA GGCCTGGATGGCATCCCCGAATATGATGATTTTGAATTCAGCCCCTCCATCGTGGAGCCTAAGGATCCAGCCCCTGAGACAG CTGATGGCCCCTATCTGGTGATTGTGGAACAGCCCAAACAG CGAGGCTTCAGATTTCGATATGGCTGTGAAGGCCCCTCCCATGGAGGTTTGCCAGGTGCCTCCAGTGAGAAGGGCCGGAAGACCTATCCTACTGTCAAG ATCTGTAACTATGAGGGACCGGCCAAGATTGAGGTGGACCTGGTGACACACAGTGACCCACCTCGTGCGCATGCCCACAGTCTGGTGGGCAAGCAGTGTTCAGAGTTGGGAGTGTGCGCTGTGTCTGTAGGACCCAAGGACATGACTGCTCA ATTTAATAATCTGGGTGTCCTGCATGTAACCAAGAAGAACATGATGGAGATTATGATCCAGAAACTTCAGAGGCAGCGTCTCCGCTCCAAGCCTCAGGGCCTTACAG AGGCTGAGCGGCGGGAGCTAGAGCAGGaggccaaggagctgaagaaagTCATGGATCTGAGCATTGTACGGCTGCGCTTCTCAGCTTTCCTTCGAGCTAGCGATGGCTCCTTCTCCTTGCCCCTGAAGCCTGTGATCTCCCAGCCCATCCATGACAGCA AGTCTCCAGGGGCCTCGAACCTGAAGATCTCCCGAATGGACAAGACAGCGGGTTCCGTGCGCGGTGGAGACGAAGTTTATTTGCTCTGTGATAAGGTGCAAAAAG ACGACATTGAGGTTCGGTTCTATGAGGATGATGAGAATGGATGGCAAGCCTTTGGGGACTTCTCTCCCACAGACGTTCATAAACAG TATGCCATTGTGTTCCGGACACCGCCCTATCACAAGATGAAGATCGAGAGGCCTGTAACGGTGTTCCTGCAGCTGAAACGCAAGCGTGGGGGCGATGTCTCGGACTCCAAACAGTTCACATATTACCCTCTGGTGGAAG ACAAGGAGGAAGTGCAGAGGAAGCGGAGAAAGGCCTTGCCCACCTTCTCCCAGCCCTTCGGGGGCGGATCCCACATGGGTGGAGGTTCTGGGGGCTCCGCTGGGGGTTATGGAGGCGCTGGAGGAG GTGGCAGCCTCggctttttctcctcctccttggccTACAACCCCTACCAATCCGGTGCAGCCCCAATGGGCTGCTATCCGGGTGGGGGAGGTGGAGCGCAGATGGCCGGTTCTAGACGGGACACCGATGCTGGCGAGGGGGCAGAGGAGCCCAGGACGCCCCCGGAGGCTCCCCAGGGCGAACCACAGGCCCTTGACACACTGCAGCGAG CTCGCGAGTACAACGCGCGCCTGTTCGGTCTGGCGCAGCGCAGCGCCCGAGCGTTGCTGGACTACGGCGTCACCGCAGACGCGCGTGCTCTGCTAGCGGGACAGCGCCACCTGCTGATGGCACAGGACGAGAACGGAGACAC GCCACTGCACCTGGCCATCATCCATGGGCAGACTGGTGTCATTGAGCAGATAGCCCACGTCATTTATCACGCTCAGTACCTCGGCGTCATCAACCTCACCAACCACCTGCACCAG ACGCCTCTGCACCTGGCGGTAATCACTGGGCAGACAAGGGTGGTGAGCTTCCTGCTGCAGGTGGGTGCAGACCCCACGCTGCTGGATCGGCACGGAGACTCCGCCCTCCACTTGGCTCTCCGGGCAGGTGCTGCAGCCCCAGAGCTGTTGCAGGCACTGTTGCGCAGCGGAGCCCATGCTGTGCCCCAAATATTGCACATGCCTGATTTTGAGG GACTATACCCTGTACACCTGGCAGTCCATGCCCGAAGCCCTGAGTGCCTGGATCTGTTAGTTGACTGTGGAGCTGAAGTGGAGGCCCCAGAGAGGCAAGGGGGCCGAACTGCCCTGCATCTAGCCACAGAGATGGAGGAGTTGGGGCTGGTCACCCATCTAGTCACCAAG CTCCATGCTAATGTGAATGCCCGGACCTTTGCTGGAAACACACCCCTCCACCTGGCAGCTGGACTCGGGTCCCCAACTCTTACTCGCCTCCTTCTAAAGGCTG GTGCTGACATCCATGCAGAGAATGAGGAGCCTCTGTGCCCGCTGCCCTCACCCTCGACCTCTGGGAGCGACTCCGACTCTGAAGGGCCTGAGAGGGATACCCAAAGAAACTTCCGAGGCCATACCCCTCTTGACCTCACTTGCAGTACCAAG GTGAAGACTCTGCTGCTAAATGCTGCTCAGAACACCACGGAGCCACCCCTGGCCCCACCCAGCCCTGCAG GGCCAGGGCTGTCCCTGGGGGATGCAGCCCTGCAGAACCTGGAGCAACTGCTGGATGGTCCCGAAGCCCAGGGCAGCTGGGCAGAGCTGGCAGAGCGACTGGGGTTGAGAAGCCTGGTGGACACATACAGGAAGACCCCGTCTCCCAGCGGCAGTCTCCTTCGTAGTTACAAG CTGGCTGGTGGGGACTTGGTGGGTCTATTGGAGGCCTTGTCTGACATGGGTCTCCATGAGGGAGTCAGGCTGCTGAAAGGTCCTGAGACCCGCGACAAGCTGCCCAGCACAG CAGAGGTGAAAGAAGACAGTGCCTATGGGAGCCAGTCAgtggagcaggaggcagagaagctGTGTCCACCCCCTGAGCCTCCAGGAGGGCTCTGCCACGGGCACCCCCAGCCTCAGGTGCACTGA
- the Nfkb2 gene encoding nuclear factor NF-kappa-B p100 subunit isoform a (isoform a is encoded by transcript variant 2): MDNCYDPGLDGIPEYDDFEFSPSIVEPKDPAPETADGPYLVIVEQPKQRGFRFRYGCEGPSHGGLPGASSEKGRKTYPTVKICNYEGPAKIEVDLVTHSDPPRAHAHSLVGKQCSELGVCAVSVGPKDMTAQFNNLGVLHVTKKNMMEIMIQKLQRQRLRSKPQGLTEAERRELEQEAKELKKVMDLSIVRLRFSAFLRASDGSFSLPLKPVISQPIHDSKSPGASNLKISRMDKTAGSVRGGDEVYLLCDKVQKDDIEVRFYEDDENGWQAFGDFSPTDVHKQYAIVFRTPPYHKMKIERPVTVFLQLKRKRGGDVSDSKQFTYYPLVEDKEEVQRKRRKALPTFSQPFGGGSHMGGGSGGSAGGYGGAGGGGSLGFFSSSLAYNPYQSGAAPMGCYPGGGGGAQMAGSRRDTDAGEGAEEPRTPPEAPQGEPQALDTLQRAREYNARLFGLAQRSARALLDYGVTADARALLAGQRHLLMAQDENGDTPLHLAIIHGQTGVIEQIAHVIYHAQYLGVINLTNHLHQTPLHLAVITGQTRVVSFLLQVGADPTLLDRHGDSALHLALRAGAAAPELLQALLRSGAHAVPQILHMPDFEGLYPVHLAVHARSPECLDLLVDCGAEVEAPERQGGRTALHLATEMEELGLVTHLVTKLHANVNARTFAGNTPLHLAAGLGSPTLTRLLLKAGADIHAENEEPLCPLPSPSTSGSDSDSEGPERDTQRNFRGHTPLDLTCSTKVKTLLLNAAQNTTEPPLAPPSPAGPGLSLGDAALQNLEQLLDGPEAQGSWAELAERLGLRSLVDTYRKTPSPSGSLLRSYKLAGGDLVGLLEALSDMGLHEGVRLLKGPETRDKLPSTEVKEDSAYGSQSVEQEAEKLCPPPEPPGGLCHGHPQPQVH; the protein is encoded by the exons ATGGACAATTGCTACGATCCA GGCCTGGATGGCATCCCCGAATATGATGATTTTGAATTCAGCCCCTCCATCGTGGAGCCTAAGGATCCAGCCCCTGAGACAG CTGATGGCCCCTATCTGGTGATTGTGGAACAGCCCAAACAG CGAGGCTTCAGATTTCGATATGGCTGTGAAGGCCCCTCCCATGGAGGTTTGCCAGGTGCCTCCAGTGAGAAGGGCCGGAAGACCTATCCTACTGTCAAG ATCTGTAACTATGAGGGACCGGCCAAGATTGAGGTGGACCTGGTGACACACAGTGACCCACCTCGTGCGCATGCCCACAGTCTGGTGGGCAAGCAGTGTTCAGAGTTGGGAGTGTGCGCTGTGTCTGTAGGACCCAAGGACATGACTGCTCA ATTTAATAATCTGGGTGTCCTGCATGTAACCAAGAAGAACATGATGGAGATTATGATCCAGAAACTTCAGAGGCAGCGTCTCCGCTCCAAGCCTCAGGGCCTTACAG AGGCTGAGCGGCGGGAGCTAGAGCAGGaggccaaggagctgaagaaagTCATGGATCTGAGCATTGTACGGCTGCGCTTCTCAGCTTTCCTTCGAGCTAGCGATGGCTCCTTCTCCTTGCCCCTGAAGCCTGTGATCTCCCAGCCCATCCATGACAGCA AGTCTCCAGGGGCCTCGAACCTGAAGATCTCCCGAATGGACAAGACAGCGGGTTCCGTGCGCGGTGGAGACGAAGTTTATTTGCTCTGTGATAAGGTGCAAAAAG ACGACATTGAGGTTCGGTTCTATGAGGATGATGAGAATGGATGGCAAGCCTTTGGGGACTTCTCTCCCACAGACGTTCATAAACAG TATGCCATTGTGTTCCGGACACCGCCCTATCACAAGATGAAGATCGAGAGGCCTGTAACGGTGTTCCTGCAGCTGAAACGCAAGCGTGGGGGCGATGTCTCGGACTCCAAACAGTTCACATATTACCCTCTGGTGGAAG ACAAGGAGGAAGTGCAGAGGAAGCGGAGAAAGGCCTTGCCCACCTTCTCCCAGCCCTTCGGGGGCGGATCCCACATGGGTGGAGGTTCTGGGGGCTCCGCTGGGGGTTATGGAGGCGCTGGAGGAG GTGGCAGCCTCggctttttctcctcctccttggccTACAACCCCTACCAATCCGGTGCAGCCCCAATGGGCTGCTATCCGGGTGGGGGAGGTGGAGCGCAGATGGCCGGTTCTAGACGGGACACCGATGCTGGCGAGGGGGCAGAGGAGCCCAGGACGCCCCCGGAGGCTCCCCAGGGCGAACCACAGGCCCTTGACACACTGCAGCGAG CTCGCGAGTACAACGCGCGCCTGTTCGGTCTGGCGCAGCGCAGCGCCCGAGCGTTGCTGGACTACGGCGTCACCGCAGACGCGCGTGCTCTGCTAGCGGGACAGCGCCACCTGCTGATGGCACAGGACGAGAACGGAGACAC GCCACTGCACCTGGCCATCATCCATGGGCAGACTGGTGTCATTGAGCAGATAGCCCACGTCATTTATCACGCTCAGTACCTCGGCGTCATCAACCTCACCAACCACCTGCACCAG ACGCCTCTGCACCTGGCGGTAATCACTGGGCAGACAAGGGTGGTGAGCTTCCTGCTGCAGGTGGGTGCAGACCCCACGCTGCTGGATCGGCACGGAGACTCCGCCCTCCACTTGGCTCTCCGGGCAGGTGCTGCAGCCCCAGAGCTGTTGCAGGCACTGTTGCGCAGCGGAGCCCATGCTGTGCCCCAAATATTGCACATGCCTGATTTTGAGG GACTATACCCTGTACACCTGGCAGTCCATGCCCGAAGCCCTGAGTGCCTGGATCTGTTAGTTGACTGTGGAGCTGAAGTGGAGGCCCCAGAGAGGCAAGGGGGCCGAACTGCCCTGCATCTAGCCACAGAGATGGAGGAGTTGGGGCTGGTCACCCATCTAGTCACCAAG CTCCATGCTAATGTGAATGCCCGGACCTTTGCTGGAAACACACCCCTCCACCTGGCAGCTGGACTCGGGTCCCCAACTCTTACTCGCCTCCTTCTAAAGGCTG GTGCTGACATCCATGCAGAGAATGAGGAGCCTCTGTGCCCGCTGCCCTCACCCTCGACCTCTGGGAGCGACTCCGACTCTGAAGGGCCTGAGAGGGATACCCAAAGAAACTTCCGAGGCCATACCCCTCTTGACCTCACTTGCAGTACCAAG GTGAAGACTCTGCTGCTAAATGCTGCTCAGAACACCACGGAGCCACCCCTGGCCCCACCCAGCCCTGCAG GGCCAGGGCTGTCCCTGGGGGATGCAGCCCTGCAGAACCTGGAGCAACTGCTGGATGGTCCCGAAGCCCAGGGCAGCTGGGCAGAGCTGGCAGAGCGACTGGGGTTGAGAAGCCTGGTGGACACATACAGGAAGACCCCGTCTCCCAGCGGCAGTCTCCTTCGTAGTTACAAG CTGGCTGGTGGGGACTTGGTGGGTCTATTGGAGGCCTTGTCTGACATGGGTCTCCATGAGGGAGTCAGGCTGCTGAAAGGTCCTGAGACCCGCGACAAGCTGCCCAGCACAG AGGTGAAAGAAGACAGTGCCTATGGGAGCCAGTCAgtggagcaggaggcagagaagctGTGTCCACCCCCTGAGCCTCCAGGAGGGCTCTGCCACGGGCACCCCCAGCCTCAGGTGCACTGA